One window of Trifolium pratense cultivar HEN17-A07 linkage group LG5, ARS_RC_1.1, whole genome shotgun sequence genomic DNA carries:
- the LOC123883255 gene encoding uncharacterized protein LOC123883255 has product MSSVKSPSRGLKNDDILGQASEILGRHNLEKKLAQSNFKGKDALNHAQDLDTMELYSRAKGQEKEILSLREQIAVSCMKELQLLNEKCKLEREFSELRMAIDDKQNEAITSASNDLARRKGYLEENLKLAHDLKVAEDERYIFMSSMLGLLAEYGLWPRVMNASSVSNYVKHLHDQLQWRIRNSHDRIGELTSGQEGHADNGNHIVESPGSANLTNQIHNEFMFQHNFPQQNLIGNEQSHQPMSNMTGYMNPGVSGDVNGAFKRANYPEISNAADRDLFDQIGAQERTGDRNFVNGNGGNLYQPSNEHDETASNVSEDGPGIENFQISGDAIPGEKLLGCGYPVRRTSLCMFQWVRHLQDGTRQYIEGATNPEYVVTADDVDKLIAVECIPMDDKGRQGELVRLFANDQNKIKCDPEMQHEIDTYLSKGEAIFSVLLLTDSSDNWEQATLFLRRSGYQIKISGTEAPVVSEKFSKDLSIKVPCGLSTQFVLTCSNGSSHPLSTYSVRMRDTLVLTMRLFQSKVLDDKRKGKA; this is encoded by the exons ATGTCTTCTGTTAAAAGCCCTTCACGGGGGCTTAAAAACGATGATATTCTGGGTCAAGCCTCTGAAATTCTAGGCAG GCACAATCTTGAAAAAAAACTGGCTCAAAGCAATTTCAAAGGCAAGGATGCACTTAATCACGCTCAGGACCTAGACACTATg GAACTTTATTCACGAGCAAAGGGGCAAGAAAAAGAAATCCTCTCCCTTCGTGAACAGATTGCTGTTTCCTGTATGAAG GAGTTGCAGCTTTTGAATGAGAAATGCAAACTAGAGAGGGAATTTTCAGAACTAAGAATG GCAATTGATGACAAGCAAAATGAAGCCATCACATCTGCCTCTAATGATCTGGCTCGAAGGAAAGGTTATCTAgaagaaaatttaaaacttgCCCATGATTTGAAG GTTGCAGAGGACGAGAGATATATATTCATGTCATCTATGCTAGGATTGCTAGCAGAGTATGGTCTGTGGCCTCGTGTTATGAATGCCTCTTCAGTGTCTAACTATGTAAAG CATTTACATGATCAATTACAATGGAGGATTCGGAATTCGCAT GATAGAATTGGAGAGTTGACTTCCGGGCAAGAAGGCCATGCAGATAATGGTAATCATATTGTTGAAAGTCCGGGTTCTGCAAATTTGACAAATCAAATTCATAATGAATTCATG TTTCAGCATAACTTTCCCCAACAAAATCTTATTGGCAATGAACAAAGTCATCAACCAATGAGCAATATGACAGGATATATGAACCCAGGTGTTAGTGGTGATGTAAATGGAGCATTCAAAAGGGCCAACTATCCGGAGATTTCTAATGCTGCAGATAG GGACCTATTTGATCAAATTGGTGCCCAAGAGAGAACTGGAGATAGAAATTTTGTAAATGGCAATGGCGGCAACTTGTACCAACCTTCAAATGAGCATGATGAGACCGCTTCCAACGTTTCTGAGG ATGGCCCTGGCATTGAGAATTTTCAAATCAGTGGTGATGCTATTCCTGGAGAAAAACTTCTTGGATGTGGTTATCCTGTCCGTCGAACTTCTCTATGTATGTTTCAG TGGGTTCGGCATCTTCAGGATGGCACTAGACAGTACATTGAAG GAGCTACAAATCCTGAGTATGTAGTTACAGCTGATGATGTCGATAAATTGATAGCAGTTGAGTGTATTCCAATGGATGACAAAGGCCGTCAG GGGGAGCTAGTGAGGCTTTTTGCTAATGACCAGAACAAAATAAAATGCG ACCCGGAAATGCAGCATGAGATTGATACATACCTGTCCAAAGGAGAAGCAATTTTCAGTGTTCTACTTTTG ACGGATTCTTCTGACAATTGGGAACAAGCAACTCTATTCTTAAGACGATCAGGATACCAAATCAAAATAAGTGGCACTGAAGCTCCAGTAGTTTCTGAGAAATTCTCAAAGGACTTATCG ATCAAAGTTCCATGTGGTCTCTCAACACAATTTGTGTTAACATGCTCAAATGGATCTTCTCATCCTCTAAGCACATATAGCGTCCG AATGCGAGACACACTTGTGTTAACCATGCGACTCTTCCAGAGTAAG GTATTGGATGACAAAAGGAAAGGGAAAGCATGA